TGGTCTACCGAGAGACTGAAGTGGAATGAGTAGAGGCCCCACACACAGAAYTGTCTGATGTCCTCCCAGTCAACCCGTCCCAATCGCACAAGCCCCTCTCCACTCTCACAAATAATCACCATTGAATCTTAKCTATAAATGACAAACAAGGACTAATAATGACTTGACATACTCTCCTAATCTGTCCAGAACTTTTAATCATTTATAGCAGGTTAATCAATTATAGCAGGTTTGCAAGTCACCAAAATACATTGTAGTAGAGTTAAATCTTTCCTTCTGTCTCACAAGCCAACCCTTCTGTCTCCAACTTACCCTCCCAGTTCTCTCCCCTTTACCCCAACCAAACTTGTTCCAACCTACCATCCAAGCCAATCACCACCTCCGATCTTTGCCCTCCCTTATCCACCCAGGTAAAGTTTATCCCAACCTCCCATTGTTTCCCACCCATTCTTCTTCTCAGACACATTTACACCCATCAATATARCGACTTACTCATCCATTCACATACAACACATACCCTATGCATTCACCCACCCAGTCTCTCCAGCCCTCCTACACATATTCACCCTCATTCACACTCCCATTCACatgcagacacatacacaccatcACGCCCACTCTTTTGTATcatcttttcagtgtccatgtagCTCATTGGTAACAGCTATGTCTATTGTTACTTCCTAGAGaagtactttttggggaaaataGAGTTTAGATTGTATTGGggggagggcggcaggtagcctagtggtcagagcattgggccagtaaccaaaaaagMttgctagatcgaatccccgagctgacaaggtaaacatctgtcgttctacccctgaacaaggcagttaacccactgttcctggccgccattgtaaatgagaatttgttcttaactgacttgcctagttaaataaaggtaaaaaatWAATAAAATATTGTCTCAATTTACAATAAGCTGGTCTTGGGCATCACGCATGTAGACTAGTGTAGCTCAGCTTCGTTCTCTCAGGGCATTGGGCTCTCTCAACTGGAATGGTTTCTTGCAGCCTATTTAGGGCTTCATCGGCACTTCATCTGTGAATTCCATCTTTTGTGTTCCTTTCTATACCCACAGCACTGCCGAGAAGCGGAGTTGAGACTTGATTCCTTTTTCCTCCACTGACTGTCTGATTGGAATGTATTGCTTGCGMTTTTTTTCTCAGCTTAGCAGACAGGTCCTGGACGAATCGAATGGACTGGCCCTGGATTTTGATCTCCTTTCAGAAGGAGAATGTTACCTTCAGAATGTTGACTTTGGTCTGATGGTAATCCTCAAACTGTGGAACTATCTGAGGTTATTTAGTGTTCTTCTGTTTCACGCCGAGCCGATGGAATCGTTCCAGATCCTCCTGTGATATATCCACGCCAAGCTCCTCTGATATCAGTTTWACCACGTAGCTGGAAAAGTCTCCTTTTTCCTCGTCTTCCGGTAACGACAATATTCTCATGTTGTTTTGTCTCATTCTGTTTTCTTGCRGTTCGCAACCTTGTTTCCGGAAGGCTAATTTCGTTGTCTTGTTCGTTCATGCGCACAACTTGTATGTCTACAACTATAGAATCTACTTTATTTTCCAGCMAATCTACTTTAACAACTGATTGTaacagtttgtttgttttggtgtgcaTTGAGAGCATTTTAACAAATGTTTTCCTAGATAACCTTTAGCTGTTCATTACTCTCATTTGCATCTCCAAGTTGTTCCTTGTCTTTTCCTCTGAGGGAAGCCATGGCTTGTTTGGTTTGTGTTGCCTAGTCGCTTTACCAACTGATTGGTTCCCTGTTGTACATAACTGACCGCTCACTCTCTCCCAGTTGCTTGGGGATATGTTGATCTATCGATTTTAGAGACTTCATTTAAAAACTGTTGTCTGGCTTRTACACATAACCACAGTTTTGGTGGTACAAAATGGAGCTACTCACTCCTCATGTGTCCTATCGGAACGCACATGCACCTCTTCCTTAACGATTCTATAAATCAATATGATAAAATACTAAGGTTTTATTCTGGGCAGGGATTGGCTGTTGACATGACAACAGCTACTACAGTACttaccaaccagtgctcccagcATGAAGGGTGACAGCTTCTTGAAAACAATGGAGTTGCTGGGCTTATTCCCCTGGAAGACCTTTCATTGAGGGTAAAATACAGTGTTTAACAATAATTGACCAAACATGCTATACAGCAAAGCATAATCCAGAAACAACACTAACAATCAAATGGTGCATATCTTTTCATCAATAGATTATAGACTGGCCCAGTGTCTGTCTGGTAAGTGTGGCAGTTACTGTgtcccctattccctttatagcgcactacttttgataagAGCCtcatggcccatagggctctggtcaaaagtaatgcaacTGTGTCTGATGAGTAAATCCACTCACTTTGTGTGGCAGCAGTTGCTCCAGCTCTGCTCCTCCCAGGCCAGTGGCCTCCAGCTCTTTCCTGGCTTCGTCTGAAGTCTTCCCCTTCATCAGGGCCTCCGTCTGGGCCAGGAAGTTGGCCATCAGGATCTATGGAGATCCAGAGGTATAGTCAAATACATACATATCAATGAACTGTTTTAAATCAAACTCTGTATGTACATTTGGCATCATTCTGGGTTTGACTGAGAAAGAAWACTAGTCCGAAAAAATGAAATTAAWTAAAGTCTGAATAAATTAAGTCAGAGTTGACGGTTTCAATGGTTGAACGATAGAATAGGTTATGTGGCAGAGTGAGGGTGTAAGCGTAGAGGATGTTGGATTAGCCATTAGGGTACTAATACATTTAGGAAGCCATGAGGGTGCACTACCTTGTGGTGGAGGCTGTCCCTGATGGGGTGCTGTGTCTGGGCAGGAATGAGAAAGTCAGCAGGAATCATACGTGTGCCTGGAAAGGTCACAACACAAAAGGTTACATGGAGAGGTCACGTTTTATTTTAATCTAATTTCAGCAGTTATTAGGGAATGCTATAATAACAACTGGTTCATATACTGTTGCAGTCTATATTATGAACAAGGGTctggaggacaggacaggagtgtGGCAGTTACCTTGGTGGATGAGCTGGTAGAAGGCGTGCTGTCCGTTGGTTCCGGGCTCGCCCCAGACGATGGGTCCGGTGTGGTAGTTGACACGAGCGCCATCTTTAGTAATGTACTTCCCGTTGGACTCCATGTCGCCCTGTGTATGAAAGACAGTTAAAGTTATGTTTGCTTCATAAATAAAAAAGGTGAAACATTGAAAGGAAGCAGTGTAAGGTAGTCTATGATTATGAATCCATTCTTATATTCTAGCGCACCTGCAAGTCACCCTTAATAGAAAGTGTTTTCCTTCCCTTTGTAGATCTGACAGACTGGATAGGTAGGTGTAAGCAAAAGCTTCAGCAAGTTTTCACCATATTACTATCACCTATCCAATTAAATTCAAATTGTCTACTCAACATGATCCTGTCCCTGGTTTCTCTTGTCTAGCCCAAACAGATGCCCCGTCCCGGTTCCTACAGCACTAGCATATGGCCATTCCTGGCTCCTGCCTGCCTGTATTACTCAGAAGTAGGTTCAAATACGAAATCATTTCAAATCACTTCAACTGCGGTTGTTCGGACTTGTCTGTTGAATGGAACCAATATAAAATTCCcaaagtgcaaaccccacccacctGGCACGCCAAGCATGCTaaagcaaacgctcaaagtatttgaaagatttcaaatagtatttgaacccatgtaCGGCAGCCTGCCTGACCTGCTGGAAGTATGCAGCGAAGCGGTGCATGTACTGGTCGTAGGGCAGCATGGCATGGGTCTCGGCCTGGAAGAAGTTGATGTACCAGACACCCAGCACGGCAAGCAGAACGGGGACGTTCTGCTCAATGGGGGTGCTGCGGAAATGGTTGTCCTTGGAAAGACAAACCATTCATTGTTAACAACATATTACCAATTCTAAATTTATTTAGTTTGGGATTATTTTCAATTGCCCCTGAGGGGATAAATAGTTGGGTTGAATTGACACTATGTGAGGGATAAATGTGCATACCATCCAATGAGCACCAGCCAGAAGCTGTTCAAAGTTCTCAAACCCTGCATGGTGAGAGGAGGTAGAAAAAAAGTGTTAGGATCAACTCTTAAACTCAaattactagtagtagtagtagtagtagtagtagtagtagtattgtactagtagtagtagtagtagtagtagtagtattgtactagtagtagtagtactagtagtactagtagttaTGCTGCTTTTGatgaattccatttcaattcacatACCAACTTTTTGCATTTGACAAAAAGTACAAATCTGGAATATACACTAAATCCATAGAGTTCTAAtattgacaaacagacacacatacatacctaTGTGCAGTGCAATGGACAGCCCAATAGCCGACCACAAGGAGTAACGCCCTCCAACCCACTGAGAGAAAGCCAAAATGACATCACAGTCACAAAATCAACCACTACAGAGCGGCAAGGTTCCTTTTTCTTACTCAAAACCTTGAAAAGTTATACAAAAACAGACAATGGCCATCACCTCGACAGTGTACTAGCACCCTTTCTTTAAAAAGACACCAATTCGTCAACATCGCTCATTTCCAATAGATgaggtcaatggaacgcagaccaCGGGGGATAGAAGAACGCCGGCACACATACAACAAATCTGTGGATATTCctcatgattgatgtattgtaaacaggcccacaatgtggttactaaaatcCGATTTGAATATATTTGGCTATTTTTGCTACATAACATTTAGAAGTAGTTCCTTTTCAGATTAAGAAGTggctgctaaatgctaactccggttcgtataagctggtagcatagagaaatcggtggtggtagtcagtcatttttaactgtaatgcagtcgATTGGTGATTGTACAACCATTATACTccgatttttacctcaacatagtgtgaaatacacataaacaatacCCTAAATGTAGGCCAACTTTGCTGGAGAGCAATGAGGGATCTTTGGGATCTTCCCCCCCACTGCATCTTTCCCCAATGTGTTTCaatggcatttccattgttttgatCGAGTTCAAATTACCTCTTTACCGCATGCGTCTATGGTTTAGAATGTAACGTGTCGATACCATATCCACAAATTCATACGCTTAACAGTTACATTccaaattatttttaaataaatactacACCCAGAATGTGGTCAAAATATCTCCCAGCagaaaaattatgcagaaatgcTTTTTATACAAACCATGTCAATTACAATTGYCAAAATAAAGCCTCACTTTAGTTCAGATTCAGGGGGTCAGAGGCTAACTCAGTGTGCATGGAAGTGTATACTTACATCCCAGAATTCAAACATGTTGTTTGTGTCAATACCAAACGCCTGCACTTTGGGCTGGAAGAGAAGGGAGACAGCAAAAAGAGTAACAGTCAAAGTTACTTGTGCAATATACCGGTCGGCAGGCAGGTAACAATGTAAGGTGMAAAGTGTCATTCAAAATGGCCACTTACTGCATTGGTAGACAGCGCCACAAAGTGCTTGGCAACAGTAGATTGCTGTGAAGAAGAAAATAGAGTTAGTCGATCCAAATGTCATATGACACTCCAGCTGCACTTTGGKCTGTCCTAAACTGACCTTTGTGGCTAAAATGATGTATTGTCCGCAGAGAAACTATTCAAATCATTGGCTGAATTTAAGCTGAACTTATAACGGCATTGGTTACAGACAAAGGTGTCTTGTGATTGGCTGTCAGGAGTCTACTCACGTCATTGGCTGTCTGGAGGAACCAGTCCCTGGCAGACTCAGCGTTGGTGATGGTCTCCTGGGTGGTGAAGGTCTGAAAAAGGACAACAGTGTGACATGAGTCCCGGTGGAAGTAGTATACAGCGTGTGACACTGAAGGAGCACCATTAGCCTGCCACATTTTCCAGCTTCAAACCATAAATTATTATTCAAACATGAATCACACATTACCAGAACACAACCATGTATACACAGATTATTAACCACCATAGCACTGAATGAGACATTGATTTATAACATTGAATTATTTAAGCATCTAGAGCCCTATGGCTTTAGGATGTGTGTAACCATGGCAAcaggagaaggtgtgtgtgtgtgtgtgtgtgtgtatagagtcagTCTGTCACCTTGGAAGCGATGATGAAGAGGGTGGTTTCAGCATTGAGCTGGGCCAGAGTCTTGGCCATGTGTGTGCCGTCAATGTTGGACACGAACCACACGTTAGGGCCACCCTTAGAGTAGGGCTTCAGGGCCTCAGTCACCATGAGAGGACCCTGAGAGGAGGATGCACAACATTACGGTGTTACCATTTCAACTTCCCTCTATCCTATGTGCAATTAAAATGTAACTGTGTTTTCTGTYTCCATTAGGACTTCAGAGCCTGTCAACATGAGAGCCCTTAGAGAGGAAACACAATATGACATATGACAGCATGACAAAATGATTTGAATCAAATCCCAGTAACTACGAGTACCAAGCCAACAGCTCAAGCATACTCTTTGTTCTGTTGCCTACTGTGCCACCTACAGCATACTGTAGCTTTGCATCAACACCCCAGCAGTGTATTCTCTGCTTATACCAGAGCTTAGCGGCACAGTAATAATTCCGTTATAGCTCACTACTGTAATACCAAAGCAGACAAGGGCAGAAAATAGCTGTATTTTGTAGTTTGAAAATAACAACTTTCCAAATACTCAAGGTAGTAGAAGAAAGTTTAGACTTTCAACTAAAAGGCAACTATTTTCTTTGATTTTCAAATACAGGTCTCAGAAAACCCAATCATATRTCAAAGGATTTTGAATACCtctcagaaaaccaaataatatCTTTAGGTATTTTAATATATGCAAGTTATTTGAAACCTAAAAAATATTTGATGGCATCTACATATTTGATGAAGTACCGAAAACTACAACAGTTAGTTGAATCAATCTAAATATATGATCATAAGCACATAGTTTGGAGGGCTCTTAGATGTTCATCTTTATAGAACCTGTAATGAAATACACGAGGGACGTGGAATCACCTCAACATTAGAGTAGACCACTTTTGCAGCTTCAAAATGACTAACACACATCTTTTCATGAGTGAGACAAGGTAATACAGTAACACTTGACATCAAGCTCCTATACATGTGTAGTAACTCTTTACAATAGCAACATTGTTATTACATAAGTCAAATAAGGAACAGACACCAACTCAGCTAGTTGCTGTGCAATTACCAAAGTATTATGCAACTACTAAATAC
This portion of the Salvelinus sp. IW2-2015 linkage group LG4q.1:29, ASM291031v2, whole genome shotgun sequence genome encodes:
- the gpia gene encoding glucose-6-phosphate isomerase a, yielding MGLSSDPHFQKLEQWYKSKAGNLNMRDMFDADKDRFSKFSTTLETDDGDILLDYSKNLVNEEVMRMLLAMAKSRGVEEARDKMFSGEKINFTEGRAVLHIALRNRSNTPINVDGQDVMPEVNRVLDKMKAFCHKVRSGEWKGFSGKAITDVVNIGIGGSDLGPLMVTEALKPYSKGGPNVWFVSNIDGTHMAKTLAQLNAETTLFIIASKTFTTQETITNAESARDWFLQTANDQSTVAKHFVALSTNAPKVQAFGIDTNNMFEFWDWVGGRYSLWSAIGLSIALHIGFENFEQLLAGAHWMDNHFRSTPIEQNVPVLLAVLGVWYINFFQAETHAMLPYDQYMHRFAAYFQQGDMESNGKYITKDGARVNYHTGPIVWGEPGTNGQHAFYQLIHQGTRMIPADFLIPAQTQHPIRDSLHHKILMANFLAQTEALMKGKTSDEARKELEATGLGGAELEQLLPHKVFQGNKPSNSIVFKKLSPFMLGALVAMYEHKIFVQGVMWNINSYDQWGVELGKQLAKAIEPELRDSSEVHTHDSSTNGLINFLKKNSA